The nucleotide sequence TTGGATCAGAAAATCTAAGACCGTGGCCTGGGGAATCATCACCACAAAAGGGAACTGGGTCTTTAAATTGCGGAAACTAACCACCTCAATGGTGTGACCAGGGGTTTGCAAGGCGAGATGATCCAGCTTGCTATGGGGATGCTGCAACAATTCTGTCGCCAGGCCCAGGTGATCAAGCAGTTCCAGGGTGGGTGGATGAAGCGTATCCCCGCGAAAATCGCGGTCAAAGTCCCGTTGCTTTTCTAGGAGCGTCACATCTATTCCTTGGCGGGCCAAAAGTAAACTGAGAATTACCCCAGCCGGCCCACCGCCAACAATGCAGCAATCAGTTTTCATCACAGAACCTATACCAGCTTTATTCTAGTTAGGCAGGTTAGGACTCAGAGTTGAGGGTTGTCAACGCAATTGGGAGAAATTACTTACTACTGGCCTGGGCAAGGAGCATTTCCTTTAACTTGGCCAACTCACCAGCCCAACGGGGATCTGGCGCAAAATCACCTGTACTGCTACTGGTAAATTCCAGTTCTTGACCATTGTTGCCAGCTTGGGGACGACGATTTTTGCCCTTACTGTTGCTGGGGCGGCGATTACCACTGGGGCGAGGATTAGCAGAGGCTTCACTGGGTTGGGCAGAGTCTTCTTCCGCCTTGGGCTTGTCGTTGGCTTTCTCAAGCTTGAGGGTATTTTCCTTAAACACAAAACCATTCAACTTTTCAATCACCGTATCAGCTTGATCTTCCGTTTCGACGGTGACAAAGCCAAAGCCACGACATTTGCCTGTTTTGCGATCCGTAATCAACTTGGCAGAACCAATATCGCCCACTTCCGATGTGAGTAATGAATCTAACTCTTCCCGACTCGTTTCCCGGGGCAAATTACCAACATATAAACGAATAGACATGATTAAGAAACCTCCAAAAGTAAATCCTAAAGAATAAATTTATCGCAAGTCGAACTTAACCTTGGCATTACCCCGGTCTGACCGCAGTAAACCGCCAGAACTATCCCAAAAACTATGGAACGATTCATAGATAAAAAAACCTGTGGCCGTGGTGTCTAAGCATGAATTGGCAAAACCATCGGCATAAAATAGAAGTTCGGCATTAAGACAACTGAGTGAATCGGAAAAAATGCGTGATGCTTCATGTCTTAAGGTATCACTGAAGTTCACCATTAGGGAAGTCAAACCCTATAAATTCTAACCTAAGTTTTAATCTCGGTGGCCTGGGTAACAATCAGCTAGTCTAATTTGATTTTATGATTCCGACCCGTACTGACCATCTCTCGAAGACCGACCTGCCAATGATGGGACTCAACTGCTGTGGGGACAGGAGCTCAGGGCCAGATTGAGGGGAGAGAAATCCAGGCTGGTTCTGGCGGTAACCCCCGGAGAAGGAGCGTAATTTTATCCCCAGGTTGCGGCACAGGCTCCGTTTCCACCACTGGGGCTGGTTGAGACATATCCTCAGGTAGGAAAATCCGGGCACTGACAATCACCAAGGCAAGGGCAAAAATCAGGACAGCAACAAAGGGCGCAATGTATTGACGAAAAAACTGCATTGGGGCGGCCGCAAACGGGGGGATTACTAAAATCCTAACTTAAGATTTCGCTGCTAAAACACACAAAACTTGACAATTCTTGCAGGTCTTTCGTCATCCTCCCAGGCCAGCCAATGCCCTTAAACCTCTGGGTTAACAACAATTGCCGGGGATGGGGCCTGGACTTTCAAATAGGTGTAGCTGCGTAAACTCTGGTCGTAATGTTCTAATAAATGCTGGGCTTCGGCTAAGGTAATTTGCTGGTCGGCCAGGGCTTGCTCGGTTTGGCGGCGAATTTGCTCCAAAAGGTCTTCCCCATCATATTGGACATAGCCAAGGACTTCTTTCATCGTGTCGCCCCGGACGAGATGCTCAATTTCGTAGCCTTTCGGGGTTAACCGGATATGGATCGCATTGGTATCCCCAAAGAGATTGTGTAAGTTTCCCATGATTTCCTGATAGGCCCCATTTAAGAAAATTCCCAAATAGTAGGGCTGGTTTGGCTGAAACGGATGGAGTTCCAAGACGGATTTGACATCCCGCAGATCAATAAACTGATCAATCTTGCCATCGGAATCACAGGTGAGATCCGCGAGGATGCCCCGTTGAGTGGGTTCTTCGTCGAGGCGGTGGATCGGCATAATTGGAAACAGTTGATCAATGGCCCAGCTATCGGGGACTGATTGAAACACAGAAAGATTGATGTAATAGATGGCAGCCATCATTTTTTCCAGGTCTTCCAGATCATCTGGCACATAGTCCTGTTGACGGGCAATGGCTAAAATTCGGGTACAACAGGCCCAAAATAAACATTCGGCCCGGCTGCGTTGCTCCAAACTGAGATAGCCAAAATTAAACAAACTAATGGCTTCGTCTTTAAATTGGAGGGCATCGTTATAGGCTTCTTGGTAGTTATTGACATCAATGGCCTGGTAGGTTTCATAAAGGTTGCGGATAATTAGATGCTCGGATTCTTGGGCAGGGGTGGGCGGGGCCTGGGGGACATGGCTGGTACCTAAAACATCAAAAATTAACACCGATTGATGGGAGGCAATCGCCCGGCCGCTTTCACTAACGAGGGTAGGAACGGGGATATGCCGCTCTTGACAGGCCTCTTTAATTTCGGCCACAACATCATTGGCATAGTTTTGCATGTTGTAATTTTTCGAGGCATGGAAATTGGTTTTGGAGCCGTCATAATCGACTCCCAGGCCCCCACCGACATCGAGATACTGCATCCCGGCCCCCAGCTTGACCAATTCCACATAAACTTGTCCGGCTTCTCGGAGGGCATCTTTAACGACACTGATCGCTGAAATTTGGGAGCCAATGTGAAAATGCAACAGTTGTAAACAGTCCAACATCCCGGCCTGGCGGAGTTGCTCGACCGCGGTGAGAATTTCTGGAATCGTTAAGCCAAATTTAGCCCGATCACCCGCCGAAGTTCCCCAGCGTCCAATCCCCTTGCTACTCAGTTTGGCCCGCACCCCCAAAATGGGCGGAATTCCCAAGGCCCGACTGGCGGCAATCACCATCTCCACTTCTTCCGGTTGCTCACAGACAATAATCGGGGTATGGCCGAGACGGCGGGACAGAATGGCGGTTTCAATATAGGCCTGGTCTTTATAGCCGTTGCAAATTAACAAGGCTCCGGGAGTATTCAAGGTGGCCAGGGCAATCATCAGTTCCGGCTTTGATCCTGCTTCCAGGCCAAATTGATGGGGCTGGCCAAAGCGCACGAGGTCTTCAATTAAATGACGTTGCTGATTGACCTTAACCGGAAATACCCCTTTGTAAGTCCCAGAATACCCATACTTGGCCATGGCTCGGGCAAAACAAGCATTCAACCGTTCAATCCGGTCTTGGAGAATATCAGAAAAGCGCAGGAGCATCGGCAGGCCAATATTCCGTTGCTGGAGCGAGTTGACCAATTCAAATAGGTCTAAGGCCCCACCCCGATCACCTTTAGGGGACACGGTGACATGACCGGCCGAGTTGATGGTGAAATAAGGTTCCCCCCAGCCCGTAATCCGATAGAGATTTTCACTGTCTTCCACTGTCCAGGCCGGGGCCGACTCCAACGATAGCTCTAGTTTGGGGGTGTCAGAGGTCTGCTTGATTTTTTCTGCAATTTTTCCCGCCATACAATCATCCCTCTCATCAGCCGGATTTATCTTAATCCGAATTTGCTTAAGCAAGGGACTCGTTCCAATACCACCGCGAAAAACAAAATATGGCAAGAGCTTATCTTTTAATTTTATTTCCAATAGTAAATTACCCAATCTACATCTCCCTTGCGGGTCACCTCAGGTTCTCTCAGGCCTGGACAAACCTCATCACTACTTTTTACTAAAAACATCAAGGAACTATTAACAGGTCTTGACATCTAAGTTAGGATCAGGGGGAAGATGCTTAACTTGAAGTCACTACCTACAAAAGCCAACGGATCGCAGCAACCTTTAATGTCCATTGCTATCTAAATGATACGGGTAGAGATTTTCATCAAAGCGGACGTGCAGACCTGGATGACAGAGGGATAGAGCGTGTTATATCTGGCAGAAGTGCAGAAAAAAACAGGTTTCATGGGCACTCGCACAGAACTTAAACTTTTAGCGCGCCAGCAAGCAGAGCATAGTTGGAATCCTGTTCCTGGTGATGATGTTGTCCCTGTGGACGGTGGTAATGAATATGCCCAAGGGGCCCTCGTCTTAGTTGAGGTGAGTGCGAACCGCCAAGTCCAGCATCTGCAAGAAGCGGGCCGACCCTTGGTGGGAATTCTCCAAAACTTTTCTCGCTTGCGGGAGCGGTTTCGGACTCAGGAAGAAGAAATTGAAGGGTGGAAACAGTCTTTGGTTTACCAGGCCCAGGAGCTAACCCGGCGGGAAGAAGAACTCTACGATCTCGAGCAGCAGGCCCAAGAATTTGTCCAACAACGGGAAGAACTGGATCGCCTCAGGGAAGAAATTACCCCCCTCCAGGAACAAATCAGCCGGGAACAGCAGGCCCTCGCCAATGCCCGTCAGGAGTTTCAAGCCGAGCGGCAACGCTGGGAAGAACTCAAAGCCAGTCAAGGAACCGGCCTATCTTCTGAGCAAATCCAACAGGTCGATCAGGTCGTGCAACAACTCCAGGCCAGTTTGACCAGTTCCCCCACCCTCAATAGCTGTTTAGAGATCATTCAACAGCAGCAGGATAAACTCACCCAGGCCTGGCAGTGGCTCGAAGAGAGTGCCCCCCCGGATCAGGCTCAAGGAGAACTTCACCATCGCAGCGAAGCCCTCAAGCAAGAATGGCGACGTTGGCATCAGGCCGAGGCGGAGCAGGTTAAACTCCAACAGCAAATCCACAGCCAAGGGGACTTCCTGCAACAACAGACTGATTGGCAACAGCGATTGCAAACTCAGGTACAAACCTTGGAGCAACTCAGTCAGGAATTACAGCAAGCCGCCGAGCAACAGGGGGGGACTGAATTTGCCGAACTCCTGCACATGCCGCTCCATGAACTTGAGGCCCTGGTGGAAGTCATCCGCAAAGAACTCAAAAACATGACCTCCTTTGTTGATGATCAGGAAGAAGAACTCGCCGTTGTCCGCCAAACCATTGAAGAACTACGCCTGAAAATGAGCCATGTCAGTGAGTTTGAACGCTTACAGTTGGCCGGGGATTTGGAATCGGAGGAGCAAAGCTATCAGCTCCTGAATCAAACTCTGATTGGCCAACGTCAACGCCTCTACGAAAAGCAATATAGCTTGAAAAAACACGAAGACATCCTCCATCGCCGCCAAGAGCAACCCAACTTCCATCAAGTCGATTTCCCTGCCCTGTTCCAGCAAGCGAAGGGGCAACTCCAGCAACTCCAGACCCTATTCGAGGCTGTTCATCAACAATGCCAAAGCAGCCACGCTCAGTTGGGGGAACTCCAAGCCCATTACGCCCAACGCCAAGGAGAATTGGAACAATGGCATCATCACCTGCAAGAGCAGGAAAAGAATTTTCACCAGGATCAAACCACGTTTTGGGAACGGCAGGGACAGGCAACAGTCTATCGCCAGATAGTGCCCGACATCCAAGCGCAAGTGAATCGGTTGCGAGAAATTCTTCAGCAGGAGCAGGAAAGCCGGAGTAACGGCCACTATAAGCACCTATTAGGGGAACTGCATCAGGTGGTGAACGCACTCACGGCCGCCTAAGCCATACCCTGACCATGATTAATAGGGGGGATATAGATCCAACTCGGGTAAAGCAGTAACTTTGCTGAAAACCTCTGGGGGCGGCCCGGTCAAGGCAACCTGCCCCTGATGGAGAATCACCAACCAATCTGCCCACCGCTGGGCCAAGTGTAAATCATGGGTCGCCATCAGAATGGTCGTTCCGGCCTCGGCAATCCGGGTCAGTTCCCCTAGGAGGAGGCGGATTTGGCGGCTGTCTAAAAAGGCCGTGGGTTCGTCCAAGAGCAAAAGTTCCGGTTCTAAAGCCATCACCCCGGCCAAGGCGACCCGTCTTTTTTGTCCCAAACTCAGTTGATGTAAGGGCCGCTCACTGAGGGCTTCCAGGCCAAAATCCTGCAAGGCCTGGGACAATCGGGATACAATCTGGGGTTTGGGCAGCTTGAGATTACAAAGACCATAGGAAATATCCTCTGCCACCGTGCCCGCGACCAATTGGTGTTCAGGGTTCTGAAAGGCTAGCCCTACCCGTTGTCGCCATTGCCGGAGTTCCTGTGAACCATATCCCAAGGGTTGCCCCCGCCAGAGCAGGATTCCCGTTTGCGGCCGATAAAGACCATTGGCCAGGCATAACAAGGTTGATTTACCGCAGCCATTATGGCCGAGAATGACCGTCTTTTTATGGGCAGGAATGTCCAAATTTAGGTGCTTGAGGATAACAGCCTCGGTACAGGGATAACGATAGGAGACATCCTGAAATGTCAAAAGTGCCATCCGTACCCCCGATGATACCGATAGCCAATTTCCAGGCCAATCAAGATTAATCCACCCAAGCTTGCCTCCCAACCATAGCGGGCCGAAAACCGATACTGTCGCCCCGTCCAAACCTGAAATTCGCCCGTAAACCCCCGCGTGGCTAACCCCAAGGAAAAGGCCTGGTAATGCTGTAAAGAGCGAATGAGAAGTTGTCCCCCCAAGAGCTTGACACTGTGCCATTGGCAAGACCAGGAACCATAGCCGAGGCGGGCCTGTTGGGCCAGGGTTAGCTCCTCCAATGTCCGAAACATCAAAAAAATAAACCGATACATTAACAGCATTAAATCAGCCAGCACCACTGGTAAGTGCCAGGCCCGCCATAGCTGCAAAAGGTCGGTGATGGGAGTCGTACAGAGGATAAATAAAAATGCGGCAATAGCGGCCAAGGCACGACAAAGAATGATCCAGGCCTGGACGATTCCCTCCTGGCTCAGATAACTATACCAACCGCCCCAACGAATTCCCAATAGTTCATCTTGATGTATCTGACCGAGGGCCGTCAGCGGAACAACGTTAACCATCAAGGCCAATAGCCCCAGCAGCAAAAATCCTGAAGCGGTGATCAATAAGCGGTAATAAACCCGGCCGGGGACTCGACCATAAACCAGGATCCAAATACTGACCCAGGCCAGACTCAACAACTGCACCGGCCAATGGGAAAGGAGAACTAAGATTAAAATTCCCAGGCCAAACCCTAATTTTTGCTGGGGTGGTAAATAACGTAAACGATTTTGATAGGCCAGGGTATCGAGATGGAGATGGATTCCCACAGCAATAGTGTTTAAACCAAAAAGTGAAGTTATTGTAGTTTAGACCCCTAGGGGAGAGCCGCAACCCTCAAGCCAAAATTCTGATCGCCATCCCCAAGCTGCCGGAACCCAGCCGTGACTCACCGGATCATGCTAGATATGGGTAATTGCCTTCAACCGTTGCTATGACCTCAGAACTGCGCCTAGAACTGCTCCATCTTCTCCGCACCCAGGCCTATCGGGAGGGAGATTTCACCCTTTCTTCTGGGCAAAAAAGTAGCTACTACATCAACTGCAAACCCGTGACCCTCTCAGCCAGGGGAGCCTTATTAGTGGGGCGATTGCTGTTGGCAGAACTACCTCCCAGTACCCAGGCCGTGGCGGGGTTAACCCTTGGGGCAGATCCAATTGTGACGGCGGTGAGTGTGGTTTCGGCCTATGAATATCCCCCAGCAGCCCAATTACCCGCATTGATTATTCGTAAAGAAACAAAATCCCACGGAACCCGCGCCTATATTGAAGGGCCGGTTTTGGCCGCGGGGACTGAAATTGCCGTGCTAGAGGATGTTGTCACCACCGGGGGTTCGGCACTGAAAGCAGTAGAGCGACTCCGAGAGGCTGGCTATGGGGTGAAGGCGGTTTTGGGAATTGTGGACCGCGACTGTGGGGGAGAAGAGTTATTTGCCTCCTATGGCCTGGCCTTCAAGGCGTTGTTTACAATCCGGGATTTTCAAACCCGTTAACGACCCATAACTCCATGAACTATTGACAGAACCTATGGATAGGCTGGGGAATTAACTAACCCGGCCGGGCGCAGGCTTCCCCCATCTCTTGGGATACACTAAGTGATCTAAGGGAAATGTATTATCGCTGACTTTAATTTGTGGGCCAAGTGATTTCCCAGGCCTGGTTTGGAGGTTAATCCGTGCTTCGTCCCGATAGTCCCGTCATTTTATCTGTGCGTGAGTTAACCGCAGATGTGGAAGATACCCCGATTCTCAAGGGCTTAAATCTGGAAATCCGAGCTGGGGAAGTCCATGCCATTATGGGGCCGAATGGCTCTGGGAAAAGCACCTTCTCCAAAATTCTTGCCGGGCATCCTGACTATAAAGTGACGGGTGGCGAAGTCATTTATCAAGGGCAAAACCTCCTCGAACTGCCCCCGGAAGAACGGGCTAGGGCGGGGGTCTTTTTAGCCTTTCAATATCCCCTGGAAATTCCCGGAGTCAGTAACCTGGATTTCTTGCGGGTTGCCTATAATGCCAAGCGGAACCATCAGGGCCTGGAAGAATTAGACGTATTTGATTTTGATGACTTGGTGCGCCAACGCTTAGATGTGGTCAAATTGGATGCCAGTTTCCTCAATCGGGGCGTGAACGAAGGCTTTTCCGGGGGTGAGAAAAAACGCAATGAAATTCTCCAAATGGCTCTCCTGGAACCCACCTTGGCTATTTTGGATGAAACCGACTCCGGCCTGGATATTGATGCGCTGCGAATTGTCGCCAATGGCGTGAATCACCTGGCAACGGCAGAGAATGGCATTCTTTTGATTACCCACTATCAACGCTTACTGGACTACATTGTGCCTGACTACGTCCATGTCATGGAGGCCGGGCGGATTATCCTGACGGGGCCAAAAGAACTGGCCTTAGAACTAGAAGCGCGGGGTTACGATTGGGTGCGAGAAGAAGAGGCGGTGATGTCCTAATGCTGCACGTTATCGCTAATTCCGACAGTCCGGTGACAACGGCCCATAAAACCGTGACCCAATTAGGGGACTTGTTAAAACTTCGGCAAGAGCTAGATGAAGTTGTTTTGGGGCAAGCAGGCCTGGCCACCCTCGGGCAATTACGCCAAACTGCGGCGGATGCCTTACACGAGCAATTTATCCCCACAACCCGACAAGAAGAATGGCGGTTTACGGATTTGAGCTTGATCACCCAGGCCCCGTTTTCCCCCCCGGCCCACCCCCCAGATTTAGCCACATTACCCACCCAGCGGATTGCTGAGAAACATCTGCGGATGGTGCTAGTGAATGGAGTTTATGCGCCGGACTTGTCGGATGTGGGGAATTCCCATGCTGGAGTGATGGTCGGTAATCTAGCCCAAGCCCGCCCAGAAACCCTCGCTCTTTTGGGACAACTCCCCGGCCGTGAGGAAGTCTTTACCGCCCTAAATACGGCCTCCTGCCGCGATGTGTTAACCATTGAAGTCGGTGCAAAAGTCTGTCCAGGATTTGTGATTCATCTAGTATTTTTGACGACTGCCCCCCAGGCCACGCTGATCAGTCCACGGGTTTTAGTGGTTCTCCAGCCTGGCAGTTCCTTGACCCTTGTGGAAGATTATATTTCTGGGGAAATGGATACCGCCTTAACCAATGCAGTCACAGAAATTTATTTGGGCAACCAGGCCGAACTGGATCACACTCGCATCCAACGCCAGGCTCCAACCGCTCTCCACATCGGTAAAACAGTGATCTCCCAGGCCCAGCACAGTCAATACAGCGGCCATGCCATCACCTGGGGCGGCCAACTCTCACGGCACAATTGGGATGTCAACAGCAATGGCCCCGAAACGACAACCATTTTGGAAGGCCTGACAGTCGCCACCGCTAACCAACTGGCTGATACCCATTCCTCTTTGATCTTTTCTGCACCCCATTGCAGTAGCCAACAGGTCAATAAGTACATTGTCGGGGGGCGGGCCCGGGCCGTGTTCAATGGCAAAATTGTTGTTCCTCAAGCTGCCCAGATGACCGATGCTTCACAGTTAAGCCGAAACTTGCTCCTGTCCCCTAAAGCCCGGATTGATACCAAACCCCAACTGGAGATTGTGGCCGATAATGTCAAATGCTCCCATGGGGCCACTGTGAGTCAATTAGCGGAAGATGATGTGTTTTATCTACAAAGTCGGGGCTTAGATTTACAACAAGCCAGAGATTTGCTGATCCGAGCCTTTGCGGTGGAATTGCTGGATGGGTTCCAAATTCCCTCCCTGGCCAAAGAGTTAGCTCAGAATATTTTGAGCCATATTCATCAAGCCAATGGGGATTAAGGATACAGCCAGATCACCAGGCCAATTTCGGTTAAAGTCACCCCGCCGATGCCCAGTAACACCTGCCCTAACCGCTTCAGAATCGGACTGACTTGATAGGTGACAATCAGACGATCCTTAGCCAGTTCTTCCGGCGGCTTCTCCCAGGCCTGGCAGTCATACCAACCTGTTTCTTCATAGATAACCGTTTCCCCCCAGAGCCGCTGACCCACGTAGCCCCAGCCTAAATAGAGCCGTAAGACCACCAAACTCAAGGCAACATTGGCCCCTGCTGCTGCTGTTAACAGAAAGATCAACGGATAATCTTCCCAGGGGAAACTACTGGCGGCTACGGGCGCGGAAATTAACCAAGGCAATACCCAAAGCAAGAGCATCCACCGCCAAAATTTCCAATCTCCCGTGGTTGACCAACCAAAGAACCAGGACTCCTGGAGGGCCTGGAATTCGTTGATCGGGCGTTGATCCGGGGGGACAGGGCAGATAGTGACAGACACAGATGATTTCCTAGAATACTAAAGTTGATGCAGGGGTTACTTTAGTTGTATCGGTTCGGCTCCAGGCCTGGCAATCTGGTTACAGATCGCCCCTAGCCAAAGGACCACCGAGTTGGAGCAGACTGTCATAAAATATTCCTACAAATTTCAGGGTTGCTTGCTGCTAATCAACTGGAATCTTGGCTTTATCGAGGGAGTTTACGGACATGGACAAGTTTATGGCCGCCGCAATTGACCAGGCCCGGCAGGGATTAGCAACAGGGGGGATTCCCATTGGCTCAGTCCTCGTCCGGCAGGGGGAAATCATTGGCCAGGGGCATAATCAACGGGTGCAGGGGGGCAATCCGATTATTCATGCGGAAATTGACTGTCTCCAAAATGCGGGGCGGATTGGCCATTATCGAGATACGGTTTTGTACTCCACGCTGATGCCCTGTTATCTCTGTGCGGGGGCCGTTGTCCAGTTTGGGATTAAAAAAGTCATCGCCGGAGAATCAGCCACCTTTCCGGGAGCCAGAGAGTTTATGGAAGCCCACGGGGTTGAGGTGATTGATTTGGACTTATCGGAATGCAAACAACTAATGCGTGACTTTATTACGGCTAATCCCGCGCTGTGGTCGGAGGATATTGGCGAACTCTAGCACCCCATCCTGAAGTCTCTAGGTCAGCGGCCAGACTAAGATAATCAAAGATTCCTCTGCCAGGCCCTTAGCTATGATTGTGATGACTGCCCCGACTGCGGTAACGCTGCGTTATGCCTACTATCCAGGTTGTGTGGCTCAGGGGGCTTGTCGAGAACTGCATTTATCTACCCTTTCCTTAGCCCAGGCCTTGGGAATTGAACTGATTGAACTGAAGCAAGCCTCCTGCTGTGGGTCTGGGACTTTCAAAGAAAACTCCTGGCTCCTCGAAGATACGGTCAATGCCCGCAATATTGCCTTGGCTGAATCCCTAAATCTGCCCCTCCTAACCCATTGCAG is from Synechococcus sp. PCC 6312 and encodes:
- the speA gene encoding biosynthetic arginine decarboxylase, producing the protein MAGKIAEKIKQTSDTPKLELSLESAPAWTVEDSENLYRITGWGEPYFTINSAGHVTVSPKGDRGGALDLFELVNSLQQRNIGLPMLLRFSDILQDRIERLNACFARAMAKYGYSGTYKGVFPVKVNQQRHLIEDLVRFGQPHQFGLEAGSKPELMIALATLNTPGALLICNGYKDQAYIETAILSRRLGHTPIIVCEQPEEVEMVIAASRALGIPPILGVRAKLSSKGIGRWGTSAGDRAKFGLTIPEILTAVEQLRQAGMLDCLQLLHFHIGSQISAISVVKDALREAGQVYVELVKLGAGMQYLDVGGGLGVDYDGSKTNFHASKNYNMQNYANDVVAEIKEACQERHIPVPTLVSESGRAIASHQSVLIFDVLGTSHVPQAPPTPAQESEHLIIRNLYETYQAIDVNNYQEAYNDALQFKDEAISLFNFGYLSLEQRSRAECLFWACCTRILAIARQQDYVPDDLEDLEKMMAAIYYINLSVFQSVPDSWAIDQLFPIMPIHRLDEEPTQRGILADLTCDSDGKIDQFIDLRDVKSVLELHPFQPNQPYYLGIFLNGAYQEIMGNLHNLFGDTNAIHIRLTPKGYEIEHLVRGDTMKEVLGYVQYDGEDLLEQIRRQTEQALADQQITLAEAQHLLEHYDQSLRSYTYLKVQAPSPAIVVNPEV
- a CDS encoding CGLD27 family protein, whose product is MSVTICPVPPDQRPINEFQALQESWFFGWSTTGDWKFWRWMLLLWVLPWLISAPVAASSFPWEDYPLIFLLTAAAGANVALSLVVLRLYLGWGYVGQRLWGETVIYEETGWYDCQAWEKPPEELAKDRLIVTYQVSPILKRLGQVLLGIGGVTLTEIGLVIWLYP
- the cbiQ gene encoding cobalt ECF transporter T component CbiQ: MGIHLHLDTLAYQNRLRYLPPQQKLGFGLGILILVLLSHWPVQLLSLAWVSIWILVYGRVPGRVYYRLLITASGFLLLGLLALMVNVVPLTALGQIHQDELLGIRWGGWYSYLSQEGIVQAWIILCRALAAIAAFLFILCTTPITDLLQLWRAWHLPVVLADLMLLMYRFIFLMFRTLEELTLAQQARLGYGSWSCQWHSVKLLGGQLLIRSLQHYQAFSLGLATRGFTGEFQVWTGRQYRFSARYGWEASLGGLILIGLEIGYRYHRGYGWHF
- the sufD gene encoding Fe-S cluster assembly protein SufD — its product is MLHVIANSDSPVTTAHKTVTQLGDLLKLRQELDEVVLGQAGLATLGQLRQTAADALHEQFIPTTRQEEWRFTDLSLITQAPFSPPAHPPDLATLPTQRIAEKHLRMVLVNGVYAPDLSDVGNSHAGVMVGNLAQARPETLALLGQLPGREEVFTALNTASCRDVLTIEVGAKVCPGFVIHLVFLTTAPQATLISPRVLVVLQPGSSLTLVEDYISGEMDTALTNAVTEIYLGNQAELDHTRIQRQAPTALHIGKTVISQAQHSQYSGHAITWGGQLSRHNWDVNSNGPETTTILEGLTVATANQLADTHSSLIFSAPHCSSQQVNKYIVGGRARAVFNGKIVVPQAAQMTDASQLSRNLLLSPKARIDTKPQLEIVADNVKCSHGATVSQLAEDDVFYLQSRGLDLQQARDLLIRAFAVELLDGFQIPSLAKELAQNILSHIHQANGD
- a CDS encoding RNA-binding protein, with amino-acid sequence MSIRLYVGNLPRETSREELDSLLTSEVGDIGSAKLITDRKTGKCRGFGFVTVETEDQADTVIEKLNGFVFKENTLKLEKANDKPKAEEDSAQPSEASANPRPSGNRRPSNSKGKNRRPQAGNNGQELEFTSSSTGDFAPDPRWAGELAKLKEMLLAQASSK
- the hmpF gene encoding pilus motility taxis protein HmpF; this encodes MLYLAEVQKKTGFMGTRTELKLLARQQAEHSWNPVPGDDVVPVDGGNEYAQGALVLVEVSANRQVQHLQEAGRPLVGILQNFSRLRERFRTQEEEIEGWKQSLVYQAQELTRREEELYDLEQQAQEFVQQREELDRLREEITPLQEQISREQQALANARQEFQAERQRWEELKASQGTGLSSEQIQQVDQVVQQLQASLTSSPTLNSCLEIIQQQQDKLTQAWQWLEESAPPDQAQGELHHRSEALKQEWRRWHQAEAEQVKLQQQIHSQGDFLQQQTDWQQRLQTQVQTLEQLSQELQQAAEQQGGTEFAELLHMPLHELEALVEVIRKELKNMTSFVDDQEEELAVVRQTIEELRLKMSHVSEFERLQLAGDLESEEQSYQLLNQTLIGQRQRLYEKQYSLKKHEDILHRRQEQPNFHQVDFPALFQQAKGQLQQLQTLFEAVHQQCQSSHAQLGELQAHYAQRQGELEQWHHHLQEQEKNFHQDQTTFWERQGQATVYRQIVPDIQAQVNRLREILQQEQESRSNGHYKHLLGELHQVVNALTAA
- the pyrE gene encoding orotate phosphoribosyltransferase, whose amino-acid sequence is MTSELRLELLHLLRTQAYREGDFTLSSGQKSSYYINCKPVTLSARGALLVGRLLLAELPPSTQAVAGLTLGADPIVTAVSVVSAYEYPPAAQLPALIIRKETKSHGTRAYIEGPVLAAGTEIAVLEDVVTTGGSALKAVERLREAGYGVKAVLGIVDRDCGGEELFASYGLAFKALFTIRDFQTR
- a CDS encoding nucleoside deaminase; this encodes MDKFMAAAIDQARQGLATGGIPIGSVLVRQGEIIGQGHNQRVQGGNPIIHAEIDCLQNAGRIGHYRDTVLYSTLMPCYLCAGAVVQFGIKKVIAGESATFPGAREFMEAHGVEVIDLDLSECKQLMRDFITANPALWSEDIGEL
- the sufC gene encoding Fe-S cluster assembly ATPase SufC, which encodes MLRPDSPVILSVRELTADVEDTPILKGLNLEIRAGEVHAIMGPNGSGKSTFSKILAGHPDYKVTGGEVIYQGQNLLELPPEERARAGVFLAFQYPLEIPGVSNLDFLRVAYNAKRNHQGLEELDVFDFDDLVRQRLDVVKLDASFLNRGVNEGFSGGEKKRNEILQMALLEPTLAILDETDSGLDIDALRIVANGVNHLATAENGILLITHYQRLLDYIVPDYVHVMEAGRIILTGPKELALELEARGYDWVREEEAVMS
- a CDS encoding energy-coupling factor ABC transporter ATP-binding protein — encoded protein: MALLTFQDVSYRYPCTEAVILKHLNLDIPAHKKTVILGHNGCGKSTLLCLANGLYRPQTGILLWRGQPLGYGSQELRQWRQRVGLAFQNPEHQLVAGTVAEDISYGLCNLKLPKPQIVSRLSQALQDFGLEALSERPLHQLSLGQKRRVALAGVMALEPELLLLDEPTAFLDSRQIRLLLGELTRIAEAGTTILMATHDLHLAQRWADWLVILHQGQVALTGPPPEVFSKVTALPELDLYPPY